A window of the Haloarcula litorea genome harbors these coding sequences:
- a CDS encoding redoxin domain-containing protein, whose translation MLSEGTEAPAFELPGLVDGERRRVSLGEFLGDDVVILAFYPADFNPACDETSCGLDELDLFTMQKDVTILGISPDSVHSHRAFADRYDLKVPLLADTDGAVAEAYDLGFVDDIGQHLLERAVAVVDHDGVVRYAWHTDDPTVLPDVEPIKDAIADTGGDDTAFARYRVGHAHYTEGRRAFTSAMDAFGDSEWMLAQSDFQRAREEFAEAESQFDTAVRFGDDDSLSPVYEGAKTKASALWQAADWLAGSASAYSSGSGARGQELRDDAERPLGTARDYEEPPDPDGPWPPAVDDLTTSAPDDGDGILPAEEPAPDATLDVDIDDASETVGGDQSERRDDGATGAVAEDGPAEGDPSVAGADDGDHDAIGDDEIAEIQAELEATDPEPTPEAVTEEPTSMVDAPPTPDDAEGGNGGSTAAGDASGPAAPDRRDDGPDTPDTDGTDADDAAADGPDAGADDEPAADGELELTDPAADDRDE comes from the coding sequence ATGCTCTCGGAGGGGACGGAGGCACCGGCGTTCGAGCTCCCGGGCCTCGTCGACGGCGAGCGACGCCGCGTGTCGCTGGGGGAGTTCCTCGGCGATGACGTGGTCATCCTCGCGTTCTACCCCGCCGACTTCAACCCCGCCTGCGACGAGACGTCCTGCGGTCTGGACGAGCTCGACCTCTTCACGATGCAGAAGGACGTGACCATCCTCGGGATCAGCCCGGACTCCGTCCACAGCCACCGGGCGTTCGCCGACCGCTACGACCTCAAGGTGCCGCTGCTGGCCGACACCGACGGCGCGGTGGCCGAGGCGTACGACCTCGGGTTCGTCGACGACATCGGCCAGCACCTGCTCGAACGGGCCGTCGCCGTCGTCGACCACGACGGCGTCGTCCGCTACGCCTGGCACACCGACGATCCGACCGTACTCCCGGACGTGGAGCCGATCAAGGACGCCATCGCCGACACCGGCGGCGACGACACGGCCTTCGCCCGCTACCGGGTCGGCCACGCCCACTACACGGAGGGTCGTCGAGCGTTCACGTCGGCGATGGACGCCTTCGGCGACTCCGAGTGGATGCTGGCCCAGTCGGACTTCCAGCGGGCCCGCGAGGAGTTCGCGGAGGCCGAGTCACAGTTCGACACCGCCGTCCGGTTCGGCGACGACGACTCCCTATCGCCGGTCTACGAGGGGGCCAAGACGAAGGCCAGCGCCCTCTGGCAGGCCGCCGACTGGCTGGCGGGGTCGGCCAGCGCCTACTCCAGCGGCAGCGGTGCCCGCGGCCAGGAGCTCCGCGACGACGCCGAGCGACCGCTCGGGACCGCCCGCGACTACGAGGAGCCGCCGGACCCGGACGGCCCCTGGCCCCCGGCGGTGGACGACCTGACCACGTCCGCGCCGGACGACGGCGACGGCATCCTCCCCGCTGAGGAGCCCGCCCCCGACGCCACGCTGGACGTGGACATCGACGACGCGTCGGAGACGGTCGGGGGCGACCAGTCGGAGCGACGCGACGACGGCGCGACCGGGGCGGTGGCCGAGGACGGGCCGGCGGAGGGGGACCCGTCCGTCGCCGGTGCGGACGACGGCGACCACGACGCGATCGGCGACGACGAGATCGCCGAGATACAGGCGGAACTGGAGGCGACCGACCCGGAGCCGACGCCCGAGGCGGTCACCGAGGAGCCGACCTCGATGGTCGACGCGCCGCCGACCCCCGACGACGCCGAGGGCGGAAACGGCGGGTCGACTGCCGCCGGCGACGCGTCGGGACCCGCCGCGCCCGACCGCCGGGACGACGGGCCGGACACGCCCGACACGGACGGGACCGACGCCGACGACGCGGCGGCCGACGGGCCGGACGCGGGAGCGGACGACGAGCCAGCCGCCGACGGCGAACTGGAACTGACCGACCCCGCGGCGGACGACCGCGATGAGTGA
- a CDS encoding DUF367 family protein, with translation MELHVRYEGDDDPEKCSARKLARFDLAELHRATRSTPPGIVLNPFAERALSPADAPRAGDGARHERLVALDCSWETAEREAFDLEGVHRSLPFLVAGNPVNYGTAFQLNTVEAFAGALCILGERDRAEELLAKFSWGHTFLELNEEPLRRYADCEDSADVVAVQDDYLAEE, from the coding sequence GTGGAACTGCACGTCAGGTACGAGGGCGACGACGACCCCGAGAAGTGTAGCGCCCGGAAGCTCGCGCGGTTCGACCTCGCGGAGCTGCACCGCGCGACCCGGTCGACGCCGCCGGGGATCGTCCTCAACCCCTTCGCCGAGCGGGCGCTGTCCCCGGCCGACGCCCCGCGGGCCGGCGACGGCGCGCGCCACGAGCGGCTGGTCGCGCTGGACTGCTCGTGGGAGACCGCCGAGCGGGAGGCGTTCGATCTGGAGGGGGTCCACCGGTCGCTGCCCTTCCTCGTGGCCGGCAACCCCGTCAACTACGGGACGGCGTTCCAGCTCAACACCGTCGAGGCCTTCGCCGGCGCGCTGTGTATCCTCGGGGAGCGCGACCGGGCCGAGGAGCTCCTCGCGAAGTTCTCGTGGGGTCACACGTTCCTCGAACTGAACGAGGAGCCGCTGCGGCGCTACGCCGACTGCGAGGACTCGGCGGACGTGGTCGCCGTCCAGGACGACTACCTCGCCGAGGAGTGA
- a CDS encoding 50S ribosomal protein L40e, translating to MASFEEASDRLLNKQICMRCNARNPQRAQQCRKCGYGKLRPKASEPRSA from the coding sequence ATGGCTAGCTTCGAGGAAGCGTCAGACCGACTCCTGAACAAGCAGATCTGTATGCGCTGTAACGCCCGCAACCCCCAGCGCGCCCAGCAGTGCCGGAAGTGCGGCTACGGGAAGCTCCGCCCGAAGGCCAGCGAGCCCCGCAGCGCCTGA
- a CDS encoding MBL fold metallo-hydrolase, with translation MEVHNVTADAETFTCNAYLALGEAPTLVDAGAMDGVVEAIREHTDALDRVVLTHQHGDHVEQLDAVLDAFDADLYAYGDHARRDTALRDGDEIVVGEEACEVAYTPGHADDHVSLVSEASLFSGDVVVHDDGAFDDGSFGRTDYPGQSRERLIESIRDLLDRLPDGVEHMYAGHGGVFHGDVRAVVERALERAERREPKYPDE, from the coding sequence ATGGAGGTCCACAACGTCACCGCCGACGCCGAGACGTTCACCTGCAACGCCTACCTCGCGCTCGGCGAGGCCCCGACGCTCGTCGACGCGGGCGCGATGGACGGCGTCGTCGAGGCGATCCGCGAGCACACCGACGCGCTGGACCGCGTCGTCCTGACCCACCAGCACGGGGACCACGTCGAGCAGCTCGACGCCGTGCTGGACGCGTTCGACGCCGACCTGTACGCCTACGGCGACCACGCGCGCCGGGACACCGCCCTCCGGGACGGCGACGAGATCGTCGTCGGCGAGGAGGCCTGCGAGGTGGCGTACACGCCGGGCCACGCCGACGACCACGTCTCGCTGGTCTCGGAGGCGTCGCTGTTCTCCGGGGACGTGGTCGTCCACGACGACGGCGCGTTCGACGACGGCTCGTTCGGCCGGACCGACTACCCGGGCCAGTCCCGCGAGCGGCTCATCGAGAGCATCCGGGACCTGCTGGACCGGCTGCCCGACGGCGTCGAGCACATGTACGCCGGCCACGGCGGCGTCTTCCACGGCGACGTGCGCGCGGTCGTCGAGCGGGCGCTGGAGCGGGCCGAGCGCCGCGAGCCGAAGTACCCCGACGAGTAG